Proteins encoded by one window of Polaribacter haliotis:
- a CDS encoding hemerythrin domain-containing protein, producing MNIYEEIRKDHDKQRELLDKLVKTSGDTKERDQLFKELKDELAVHSDAEERHFYKPLISNDMMQDKARHGIAEHHEIDELIEQLEETDYDSSAWLKIAKELQHKVEHHLEDEEKSYFQLSGKVFTEKEKQDLAKSYRKHMSKNL from the coding sequence ATGAATATTTACGAAGAAATAAGAAAAGACCACGATAAGCAAAGAGAACTACTAGATAAATTAGTAAAAACATCTGGAGATACTAAAGAAAGAGATCAGTTATTTAAAGAATTAAAAGACGAATTAGCTGTGCATTCAGATGCAGAAGAACGTCACTTCTACAAGCCTTTAATTTCTAATGATATGATGCAAGACAAAGCAAGACATGGTATCGCAGAACATCACGAAATAGACGAATTAATTGAGCAATTAGAAGAAACAGATTACGATTCTTCAGCATGGTTAAAAATTGCAAAAGAATTACAACATAAAGTAGAACATCATTTAGAGGACGAAGAAAAATCGTATTTCCAATTATCAGGAAAAGTTTTTACAGAAAAAGAAAAACAAGATTTAGCGAAAAGCTACAGAAAACACATGAGTAAAAATCTATAA
- a CDS encoding helix-turn-helix domain-containing protein → MITIEIFPDSPKNLIEQIKDAIGGTITSRWNESILSIDNENGEGNLRFIQFDWGVHLLDFNLTLRKEFVIKIKSIPEFSPIRFLYPAQGYLTHRFGINNDERKIDQFQSLIFTNKTGGYDYLHFPKNETVCINMIEIVRKHFLQKRTTNVSSLNKKLYEVFVDTDHENRFANFGTLNLKMADLVEKLAKVKNKGMLRILKIEAIVYEILSMHIQQHNRLLAGVPLPTSLAKTELKLVRKIGTKILKNPAKDYSLDQLSMDTGLTQAKLQDGFKFLYNRTVTEYIRHVRLESAREMLNTSDLNISQIVYSIGFSSRSYFSKIFREKYGISPNEFKKKILVVTDDNAR, encoded by the coding sequence ATGATAACTATTGAAATTTTTCCTGATAGTCCTAAAAATTTAATCGAGCAAATTAAAGATGCTATAGGAGGTACAATTACAAGTAGATGGAATGAAAGTATTCTTTCTATCGATAACGAAAATGGAGAAGGAAATTTACGCTTTATTCAGTTTGATTGGGGTGTACACTTGTTAGATTTTAACTTAACACTTCGTAAAGAGTTTGTAATTAAGATTAAGTCGATTCCAGAGTTTAGCCCTATTCGTTTTTTATATCCTGCACAAGGTTATTTAACACATCGTTTTGGAATAAATAATGATGAAAGAAAAATAGACCAGTTTCAATCTTTAATTTTTACCAATAAAACTGGTGGTTACGATTATTTGCATTTCCCAAAGAATGAAACGGTTTGTATAAATATGATTGAAATTGTTCGTAAACATTTTCTTCAAAAAAGAACGACAAACGTATCTAGTTTAAATAAAAAATTATATGAAGTTTTTGTAGATACAGATCACGAAAACAGATTTGCAAATTTTGGTACACTAAATCTTAAAATGGCAGATTTAGTTGAAAAATTAGCCAAGGTAAAAAACAAAGGAATGCTTCGAATATTAAAAATTGAAGCGATTGTTTATGAAATCTTATCTATGCACATTCAGCAACATAATAGATTGTTAGCTGGTGTTCCTTTGCCAACTTCTTTGGCAAAAACTGAACTTAAATTGGTTCGTAAAATTGGAACTAAAATATTAAAAAACCCTGCAAAAGATTATTCTTTAGACCAACTTTCTATGGATACTGGTTTAACGCAAGCTAAATTACAAGATGGTTTTAAATTTTTATACAATAGAACAGTTACAGAATATATTAGACATGTTCGTTTAGAATCTGCCAGAGAAATGCTTAACACATCCGATTTAAACATTTCGCAAATTGTATATAGTATTGGTTTTAGTAGTAGAAGTTATTTTTCTAAAATTTTTAGAGAAAAATATGGAATCTCACCTAATGAATTCAAGAAGAAAATTTTAGTGGTAACTGACGATAATGCTAGATAA
- a CDS encoding ferritin-like domain-containing protein, translating into MSTYTEEVGKKLNALLEKTYDAEKGFKKAAENVENNSLKKYFNMKAEERYTFGHDLKTEIRSYNQEVDKGGSLTGAAHRTWMDIKAMFSMDDEESMLEEAITGEKAAVEEYNDVLKELSLPSSTKNLLESQRNKIENGLYNIKSLEQIN; encoded by the coding sequence ATGAGTACATACACAGAAGAAGTAGGAAAGAAATTAAATGCATTGTTAGAGAAAACTTATGATGCAGAAAAAGGATTTAAGAAAGCAGCAGAAAATGTTGAAAATAATTCCCTTAAGAAGTATTTTAATATGAAAGCTGAAGAAAGATATACATTTGGTCACGATTTAAAAACAGAGATTAGATCTTATAATCAAGAGGTAGACAAAGGTGGAAGTTTAACTGGAGCAGCACATAGAACTTGGATGGATATTAAAGCAATGTTTTCTATGGACGATGAAGAATCTATGTTAGAAGAAGCAATTACTGGAGAAAAAGCAGCAGTTGAAGAATACAATGATGTTTTAAAAGAATTAAGCTTACCTTCAAGTACTAAAAACTTGTTAGAATCTCAAAGAAATAAAATCGAAAACGGATTATACAATATAAAATCTTTAGAACAAATCAATTAA
- a CDS encoding DUF1328 family protein yields the protein MLRWTITFVVIALIAAVLGFGGIAGAAAGIAKIIFFIFIVLFVLSLIRGGIKK from the coding sequence ATGTTACGTTGGACAATTACATTTGTAGTAATAGCATTAATCGCTGCAGTATTAGGATTTGGAGGAATCGCAGGTGCCGCTGCAGGAATCGCTAAAATTATATTCTTTATATTTATTGTATTATTTGTACTTTCTTTAATCAGAGGAGGCATAAAAAAATAA
- a CDS encoding App1 family protein — MGIFSKDSLQIIVFQSYGTNSNFYARGRALQDEKINLERENFIRLLINTWKRFETDEVKNTAITITLPNKYKINTVTDNEGYFIVEEKIENLSNLANDEGWLHFKASFTNENINRAINNKNSFLGELLIPADSIEFGVISDIDDTILQTGVVSTFKWRLLINTFFKSPNKRKALEGASKFYSLLHLGKSGKNANPLFYVSHSPWNLYRYLEVFLKKNNFPKGAILLRTFGNMFQKKTAKTKPQKQKEIVNILKTYTNLSFILIGDAGEHDADIYMEIVKLYPNRIKAIYLRSVRHVKRMARITELIKDYYDTPILMVHSSEEAIEHAKKHNFIK; from the coding sequence ATGGGCATTTTTAGTAAAGATTCACTACAAATTATTGTTTTTCAAAGTTATGGAACAAATTCAAATTTTTATGCTAGAGGAAGAGCTTTACAAGACGAAAAAATAAATTTAGAACGAGAGAATTTTATAAGGTTATTGATAAATACTTGGAAACGTTTTGAAACTGATGAAGTTAAAAATACAGCTATTACAATTACGTTGCCTAATAAATACAAAATAAATACGGTTACAGACAATGAAGGTTATTTTATTGTTGAAGAAAAAATAGAAAACCTTTCTAATTTAGCAAATGACGAAGGTTGGCTTCATTTTAAAGCTTCTTTCACTAACGAAAACATTAATAGAGCCATTAATAATAAAAACAGTTTTTTAGGTGAGTTATTAATTCCTGCTGATTCTATTGAGTTTGGAGTAATTAGCGATATTGACGATACAATTTTACAAACAGGGGTAGTTTCTACTTTTAAATGGAGACTTTTAATTAATACTTTTTTTAAATCTCCTAACAAAAGAAAAGCGTTGGAAGGGGCTTCTAAATTTTATAGTTTATTGCATTTAGGAAAATCTGGTAAAAATGCAAATCCTCTTTTTTATGTGAGTCATAGTCCTTGGAATTTATACCGATATTTAGAAGTTTTTCTAAAAAAGAATAATTTTCCGAAAGGAGCTATTTTATTGAGAACTTTCGGAAATATGTTTCAGAAAAAAACAGCAAAAACAAAACCTCAAAAACAGAAAGAAATAGTAAATATCTTAAAAACATATACCAATTTATCTTTTATTTTAATTGGAGATGCAGGAGAACATGATGCAGATATTTATATGGAAATCGTAAAATTATATCCAAATAGAATTAAAGCAATTTATTTAAGAAGTGTAAGGCATGTTAAAAGAATGGCAAGAATAACAGAGCTTATAAAAGATTATTACGATACTCCAATTTTAATGGTTCATTCAAGTGAAGAAGCTATTGAACATGCAAAAAAGCATAATTTTATAAAATAA
- a CDS encoding biotin-dependent carboxyltransferase family protein — translation MIRVLKAGFYTSIQDRGRVGFAQNGVPVSGVMDSYPADVANSILNNSLEDALLEITFGGCRLEFLIETIICVSGGDFSATINNKPIQLNSRIKINKKDVLSFGKINFGARCYLAVKDGFLTKKVLGSRSFYQNITNQIIIKKGDVLPITTFKGCLETSNSAIKIKETHFKSEEIYCYKGPEFELLKDHQKEQLLENTFTISNDNNRMGIRLNELIKNDIPSILTSAVLPGTVQLTPSGKLIVLMRDCQVTGGYPRVLQLTGNGY, via the coding sequence ATGATTAGAGTTTTAAAAGCAGGTTTTTATACCTCAATACAAGATAGAGGTAGAGTTGGTTTTGCGCAAAATGGCGTTCCTGTTTCTGGGGTTATGGATAGTTATCCTGCAGACGTAGCAAATAGTATTTTAAATAATTCTTTAGAAGATGCACTTTTAGAAATTACTTTTGGTGGTTGTAGATTAGAATTTTTAATAGAAACTATTATTTGTGTTTCTGGTGGCGATTTTTCAGCAACAATAAATAACAAGCCAATTCAACTAAATTCAAGAATAAAAATCAATAAAAAAGACGTTTTAAGTTTTGGAAAAATAAATTTCGGAGCAAGATGTTACTTGGCAGTAAAAGATGGTTTTTTAACGAAAAAAGTTTTAGGTAGCAGAAGTTTTTATCAAAATATAACAAACCAAATCATTATAAAGAAAGGAGATGTTTTACCAATTACGACTTTTAAAGGTTGTTTAGAAACATCAAATTCAGCAATAAAAATAAAAGAAACACATTTTAAATCAGAAGAAATATATTGTTATAAAGGTCCAGAATTCGAGTTGTTAAAAGATCATCAAAAAGAACAATTATTAGAAAATACTTTTACAATTTCTAACGATAATAATAGAATGGGAATTCGTTTAAATGAGTTAATTAAGAACGACATTCCTTCAATTTTAACATCTGCAGTTTTGCCAGGTACAGTTCAATTAACACCTTCTGGGAAATTAATTGTTTTAATGCGAGATTGCCAAGTTACTGGTGGTTACCCAAGAGTTCTACAACTTACAGGAAATGGCTATTAA
- a CDS encoding YtxH domain-containing protein — MKNLSGVLLGTVVGALAGILFAPDKGENTRNKLKNEALSAKDKISETASEYSEKISATASDLKDKVSSTYSAKKETFDAQLEDVMSNVSYKADDVITTLEKKLSELKEKNRKLQKDVVSETKNAKGKIQNA; from the coding sequence ATGAAAAATTTATCAGGAGTATTATTAGGAACTGTTGTTGGAGCATTAGCAGGTATTTTATTTGCGCCAGACAAAGGAGAGAACACAAGAAATAAATTAAAAAACGAAGCTTTATCTGCAAAAGATAAAATCTCTGAAACAGCTTCAGAATACTCAGAAAAAATAAGTGCAACTGCATCCGATTTAAAAGATAAAGTAAGTTCTACTTACAGTGCTAAAAAAGAAACTTTCGATGCTCAGTTAGAAGATGTAATGTCTAATGTTAGTTATAAAGCAGATGATGTAATAACAACTTTAGAAAAAAAATTAAGCGAATTAAAAGAGAAAAACAGAAAATTACAAAAAGATGTAGTTTCAGAAACTAAAAATGCCAAAGGAAAAATACAAAACGCATAA